One genomic window of Psychrobacillus sp. INOP01 includes the following:
- a CDS encoding mechanosensitive ion channel family protein: MNYIRNQLLKFDMDITLAWYLSIIIMLLLIMLICIVANFITKKVVIRVISKIVKNTKFRWDDMLLERKVFHKLSHIVPAIIIYFFASTLPESFRYLIEKVAIAYLIIMGLVIISSALNAMNDIYQNYEVSRTKPIKGYIQVVKIIIITLGVIMVIANLIGKSPLLLLSGIGALSAVFMLVFKDSLLGLVAGIQLSTNDMVQVGDWIEMPKYGADGDIIDISLNTVKVQNFDKTITMIPSYALISDSFINWRGMQNSGGRRIKRSLFIDTNSISFCTEEMINNFKNIHYLSDYVTHREREIAEYNTRNKVNQSNPVNGRALTNIGVFRAYISNYLKHHPGINQEMTLMVRQLAPTESGLPIEIYAFTNDIQWALYETVQADIFDHLFAVAPEFGIQLFQNPTGNDFKKIADL; encoded by the coding sequence ATGAATTACATTCGTAACCAACTTTTAAAATTTGATATGGATATTACTTTAGCTTGGTATCTTTCCATTATTATCATGCTTCTTTTAATAATGCTTATCTGTATTGTAGCTAATTTTATCACTAAAAAAGTAGTAATTAGGGTAATCTCTAAAATCGTGAAAAACACTAAATTCCGCTGGGATGATATGCTTTTGGAAAGGAAGGTTTTTCATAAGCTATCGCATATTGTTCCAGCGATTATTATTTACTTCTTTGCTTCCACATTACCAGAATCCTTTCGATATTTGATTGAAAAGGTTGCAATAGCATATTTAATAATTATGGGGTTAGTAATTATCAGCAGCGCTTTAAATGCAATGAATGATATTTATCAAAACTATGAAGTATCTAGGACCAAGCCTATTAAAGGGTATATTCAAGTGGTAAAAATTATTATCATAACGCTTGGGGTCATTATGGTGATCGCGAACCTGATAGGGAAGAGCCCCCTGCTTCTTCTAAGTGGAATTGGTGCTCTCTCCGCCGTGTTCATGTTGGTTTTTAAAGATTCATTATTAGGTCTTGTTGCGGGGATTCAGTTGTCGACCAATGATATGGTTCAGGTTGGTGACTGGATTGAAATGCCGAAATACGGTGCAGACGGAGACATTATTGATATCTCCCTAAATACTGTAAAAGTACAAAACTTTGATAAAACGATTACGATGATTCCAAGCTATGCTCTAATATCCGATTCTTTTATAAATTGGCGAGGGATGCAAAACTCTGGAGGACGACGGATCAAGCGTTCATTATTTATTGATACAAACAGTATTTCGTTTTGTACTGAGGAGATGATCAATAACTTTAAAAATATTCACTACCTTTCGGACTATGTAACCCATAGAGAACGCGAAATTGCAGAATATAATACGAGAAATAAAGTTAATCAAAGCAATCCAGTGAATGGAAGGGCTCTTACGAATATTGGTGTATTTAGAGCGTATATTAGCAACTATCTTAAACACCATCCTGGAATTAATCAGGAAATGACCTTAATGGTTAGACAGTTAGCACCAACCGAAAGCGGGCTACCAATAGAAATATATGCATTTACCAATGATATACAATGGGCTTTGTATGAAACAGTTCAAGCCGATATCTTTGACCATCTTTTCGCCGTAGCACCGGAGTTTGGAATTCAATTATTCCAGAATCCAACCGGGAATGATTTTAAAAAAATTGCAGATTTATGA
- a CDS encoding Imm30 family immunity protein: MDVKSELKKVYINRLLQSQKKISEFEEALSNLVSLGDKSVITELCMGFDDDTEQYEIMFGLVHGIEHLYKESIEEGLYLIALAVPSVIDRAREWMEVLHYRILNHEQVRRIYVNVLSKLDIKTKEIIINLLRDIKSEDPNMFGNSVDEVLKPI; the protein is encoded by the coding sequence ATGGATGTGAAATCGGAATTAAAAAAAGTCTACATCAATAGACTTTTACAATCTCAAAAAAAAATATCTGAATTTGAAGAAGCGTTAAGTAATCTCGTTAGTTTAGGGGATAAGTCAGTTATTACTGAATTATGCATGGGATTTGACGATGATACTGAGCAATATGAAATAATGTTTGGACTAGTACATGGAATAGAGCATCTCTATAAAGAAAGTATTGAAGAAGGTTTATACCTAATAGCTTTAGCTGTCCCAAGTGTTATTGATAGAGCGAGAGAATGGATGGAAGTTTTACATTACAGAATTTTAAATCATGAACAAGTAAGAAGAATATACGTTAATGTACTATCTAAACTAGATATCAAGACAAAAGAGATAATAATAAACTTATTAAGAGACATAAAAAGTGAAGATCCAAATATGTTTGGTAATTCTGTAGATGAAGTATTAAAACCTATATAA